The Streptomyces sp. ALI-76-A nucleotide sequence GATCCACCGCGCGCGTGTAGAGCTGGGCGACCTCGTCGGCCGTCACGTCACCGGTGTTGGTGACCGTGAAGGAGACGTGCAGGGTCCTGTCGCCGGCCCGCGCCGCGAGACCGCCGTACGAGAAGGACGCGTACGACAGGCCGTGCCCGAACGGGAACAGGGGCGTGCCCTCGAAGTAGAGGTAGGTCTGACGGCTGCCGATGACGTCGTAGTCGAGGAGGTCGGGCAGGTCGGCGTCGTCGGCGTACCAGGTCTGCGGGAGGCGGCCGGCGGGGGAGACGTCCCCGGCCAGGACCCGGGCCAGCGCGGTGCCGGCCGCCTGGCCGCCGTGGGCCGTCCAGAGCGCCGCGCTGAGGCCGGTGGTGTCGACGGCGTACGGATAGGAGGAGGTCAGCGCGAGCACGGTGGCCGGGTTGGCGGCGCGGGCGGCACGCAGCAGCCGCTCCTGCTGGGCGGGCAGGCGCAGGGTGGCGCGGTCCTCGGTCTCGCGGCCGTTGATGTGCGGGTCGTTGCCCGCGACCACCAGCACCACGTCGGCCTGGGCGGCGACCCGGGCCACCACGTCCTCGCCGCGTTCGACGACGACCAGCTCGAACGTCTCGGGGTTCCCGTCGGCAACCTTTACCCCGTCGGCGGCGACCGTGACGTGGCGATCCGTACCGACGTGCCGGAGGAGGTGTCCGTTCCCGTGCGGCTCCAGGCGGAACGTCTCCTGGACGACCCAGCCACCGGGCTGGTCGGCGGAGGCGCGGAGGCGGCCGTCCTCGGCGACCGAGAGGTAGCGGCCGTCCGGTGCGCGCAGCGTCAGCACGCCCCCGCCCCAGTCGACGAGCGCCAGCTCGGTGCCGGTGGCGTCCGTGGTGAGCGGCGGCAGGTCGGTGCGGCCCGCGAGCAGGGCCGGGTCCAGGGCGCCCTCGGCGCCGCGCACCTCGTCGGCCGTGTCCGCCGCCTCCGGGACGTGCAGGAACGTACCCGCAAGGGTCCTGAGCAGGACCCGGTCCACGCCCTCCGCGAACTCCACGCGCTGCGCGCCGAACCGCTCGTACAGTCCCTCCAGCGGGGTCGAGCGGTGCAGGAGCGTGCCGCTGTACCAGTCGAGCTTGCACTCGTCGGCGAGCAGTCCGACCACGGCGATCCGGGTGTCCGGGGCCAGCGGCAGCACGCCGTCGTTCTTGAGCAGGACGATCGCCTGCTCGGCGGCCTCCTGGGCGAGCGCGCGGTGCGCCGGGGTGTCGAAGTCCCGGGTGCCGGCGTACGGGTCGTCGTGCGGGTCGAACTCGCCGAGCCGGAAGCGCACCGAGAGCTGGCGGCGCACGGCGGTGTCGACGTCGGCCTCGGTCAGCAGGCCCTGGTCCAGGGCGCCCCGGACGCGAGCGACGATCCGCGAACTGTCCGTGCCGTGGTCGGTGAAGCTGTCGACGCCGGCGAGGAGCGCGGCGGCGGTGGCCTCCTCGTGGGTGTCGAAGTAGTGCTCGGAGTCCACCAGGTTGGAGGGCGCGCCCGCGTCCGAGCAGACCAGCAGGTCCTCGCCGGTCCAGGTGCGCAGGTGCTCGCGCAGATAGGGCGAGACGTGGTTCGGGCGGCCGTTGACCAGGTTGTAGGCCGGCATCACGCCCGCCGTCGCGCCCGCCTCGACCGTCTCCCGGAAGGCCCGCAGGTCGTACTCGTGCAGCACGCGCGGGCGGACCGAGCTCGACGAGGTGTCCCGGTCCGTCTCGTTGTTGTGCGCGAGCCAGTGCTTGAGGACCGGCGCGGTGCGCCAGTACGTCGGGTGGTCGCCGCGCAGTCCGCGCGTGTACGCGGTGGCGATGGCCGAGGTGAGCTTCGGGTCCTCCGCGTAGCCCTCCTCGTTACGGCCCCACAGCGGGTGCCGGAGCAGGTTCACCGTCGGCGCCCAGATGTTGAGGCCCACGCGCTCGTCGCGGGCGCGCATCGCGCGGGTCTCCTGGGACACGGCCTCGCCCACCCGGCGGACCAGCTCGGTGTTCCAGGTCGCGCCGAGGCCCACGGCCTGCGGGAACACCGTGGCCGGGCCCATCCACGCCACGCCGTGCAGCGCCTCCTGGCCGGTGCGGAACGCGGCGATGCCGAGCCGCTCCACCGCGGGGGTGAACTGGTGCAGGAAGCCGGCCTTCTCGTCGAGGGTCAGCCGCGACAGCAGATCGTCGATGCGCTTCGCGAACGACAGGCGCGGATCGCGGAAAGGCGGCGTAGGCGGCGTTTGTGCGGTCACGTGGGGATCCCCTTGCAATGGAGCGACGAAGCGCTTTCGAAGCGCTTCGATGCTCATTCGACCCGGGGGTGGGTGTCAAGACACTCCCCGGCAACAACTCGGACTCCCGACCGGTATGTCAAGTCGCGTAAGAGACCGGTCCGATCCGCCGCACCTCGGAGGAATCTTGGGAACGACCCTTGTGCGCCCCTGGGTGTTCACTTAACCTCGCAGCAACATCGAAGCGCTTCGACTACTTCGACTCCCTCGATCATGAGGACTGCTCCCGACGACGGTACGCAGCCCTTCGGGGATCAGAGAACCGCTTCAGCCCAGCCAGTTCCAGCTCAGCCAGTTCCACACAAGACACCGCAGCCGACGGCCCACCGCCGGGTGTCCTGGTGCGCCATGAAGGGTTGACGCAATGACGCCGAACGCCGCTTCCGCCTCCTCCGCCCCGAGCCGGAGAAGCTTCCTCGCCTCCACGGCGGTCGCCACCGCCGCGGTGGCGGGCGGGATGCCGCTTCTTGCCGCGTGCGGGGGGTCCGACGGCGGCTCCAAGGAGGGCACGACCGCGGGCAAGAACGCGAAGAAGATCCTTCCCGCCTTCGTGGCGCAGAACGTGGTGACGCCGGACATCCCGTCGAAGAACGGCTCCGCCGCCGGCTTCACCAGCGAGCTGTCTCTGGCCGACCTGAAGACCTCGGTGCCCCAGAAGCTCGGCAAGGGCAGCACCATCAAGATCATGTCGCCGTTCTGGGGAACGCCGCCGAAGAGCGGCAATCCCTACTACACGACGATGAACGGGTTGATCGGCGCCGACATCGTCTGGCAGAACCAGGACGGCAACACGTACGACGAGAAGCTGGGCGCGGTCCTCGCCTCCAGTGACATGCCGGACGTCGTGGTGATCCCCAGCTGGAACATGGGCGGCAAGATACCCAGCGCCATCATCAGCAAGATGGCCGACCTCGGCCCGTACCTCTCGGGCGACAAGGTCAAGGAGTACCCGAACCTCGCGGCCATCCCGACCGACGCCTGGCAGTACTCCATCTTCGGCGGCAAGCTGCGCGGGCTGCCGATGCCCGCGCCCACGACCCCGGCCACCGTGCCCTTCTACCGCAAGGACGTCTTCGACAAGGAGGGGTACGAACTCCCCACCTCCGCAGACGAGTTCCTGGCCCTCGCCAAGGAGATCACCAACGCCCGGGCGAAGGTGTGGGCCTGCGACGACATGAAGTGGTCCGCATTCAACATCTTCGGTGCGCTGGGCGGCGCCGAGAAGCCGCTCGGCTGGAACGTGGTCGACGGCAAGCTGATCTACCGCGTCGAGACCGACGAATACCTCGAAGCGCTGGAGTGGACGCGGAAGCTCTACGCCGCGGGCGTCGTCCATCCCGACACCAAGGCGCAGAACCAGGGCAACGCGGGCCAGCGCTTCACCGACGGCCAGGTCCTGATGTACAACGGGAACATCGCGGACTGGTGGGGCAAGATGGCCGAACAGTCCAGCCAGAACAAGGAATTCCGCATCAGCGGTATGGACATCTTCGGCCATGACGGCAGCGATCCCCAGCTGTTCGCCGGATCGCCCGCGGGCATCTTCGCCTTCGTCAACAAGAAGGCGTCGAAGGCCAAGATCCAGGACGTGCTGGCCGCCGCGAACGTCACCGCGGCCCCGTACGGCACCAAGGAGTACATGCTCACCAACTACGGGGTGGAGGGCACGCACTACACCCTCAAGGACGGCGTTCCCACCAAGAACGACAAGGGCAACCAGGAGGTCCTGAACGCCTTCGTCATGCTCGCCAGCCCTGCCCCGACCATCGCGCACCCCGACTTCCCGGACATCGCGAAGGAACAGGTGGAGTGGCAGCAGCGGATGGGCGCCTTCACCAAGAAGACCCCCTTCTTCGGGATGCAGGTCACCGAGCCCGCCCGCTACACCAACCTTTCCAACGACTTCGAGCAGCTGGAGGACGACATCGTCCGCGGCCGCAAGAAGATCAGCGACATGCAGCAGGCGGTGTCGGACTGGAAGAGCCAGGGCGGCGACAAGCTGCGGGACTGGTACCAGAAGCTGCTGGACGACAACGGATCCGCGCAGGGGTGACGAAGTGGCACACAGCACCACTCCGGGCGCCGCCGCGCGCACCGCGCCGTCGTCCACGACGGACGGCGCCGCCGAACCCTCCGAAGGGGGCAGGCCCACCAAGGCGGCCGAGCCCGCCAAGTCCCCCGGGGTCTCCAAGGCCGAGAAGAAGGCCCTGAAGAAGGCCGCGAACGGCGGCACCCTCAGGACCCGCCTCAGGCGGGACCGCACGCTGATCCTGATGACCCTGCCGGCCGTCCTGCTGGTCCTGGTCTTCAACTACATACCGATCCTGGGCAACGTCGTCGCCTTCCAGGAGTACGACCCGTACGTCAGCGACAACGGCTTCGTCGCGATCTTCCACAGCCCCTGGGTCGGCTTCGAGCAGTTCTCGCGGATCTTCGAGGACTCGGCGTTCTGGGACGCGGTCGAGAACACCTTCGTCCTGTTCTCGCTCCAGCTGGTGCTCTTCTTCCCGGTCCCGATCCTGCTCGCGCTGCTCATCAACAGCGTGATCAGGCCCCGGGTGCGGGCGGTGTCGCAGGCGATCCTCTACCTGCCGCACTTCTTCTCCTGGGTGCTGGTCATCACCGTCTTCCAGCAGATCTTCGGCGGCGCCGGCATCATCGCGCAGACCCTGCGCCAGCACGGCTACGAGGGCTTCGACCTGATGACCGACCCGGGGATCTTCAAGTTCCTGGTGACGGCGGAGGGCGTCTGGAAGGACGCGGGCTGGGGCATCATCGTCTTCCTCGCGGCGCTGGCCTCCGTCAGCCCCGATCTGTACGAGGCCTCGGCGATGGACGGGGCCGGCCGGTGGCGCCGGATGTGGCACGTCACGCTGCCCGCGCTGCGACCGGTCATCGCCCTGCTCCTGGTGCTGCGCGTCGGTGACGCGCTCACGGTCGGCTTCGAACAGATCCTGCTGCAGAGAGACGCGGTGGGACCGGGCGCGGCGGAAGTCCTCGACACCTACGTGTGGTGGAACGGCGTCCGCAACCAGGACTTCAGTTACGCGGCCGCGGCGGGCCTGATCAAGGGCGTGGTCAGTCTCGGCCTCGTCCTCGCCGCGAACAAGGTCGCCCATCTCATGGGCGAGCAGGGGGTGTACAAGAAGTGAGCGCTGTCACCGAGGAACGGCCGAAGGCCCCCGCCCCGAGGGCTCCCGGACGCTGGGCCGCCCCGCCGCGGCCCGTCTGGGAGGAGAAGCCCAACCCGGCCGGGCTCGCGGGCAAGGGCATCGTCCTGGCCTTCGCCTGCCTAGCCGTCCTGTTCCCGCTGTGGATCGTCGTCGTCACCAGTCTGTCCTCGAAGCAGACCATCAGCGAGGCCGGCGGTCTGGTGGTGATCCCCAAGGAGATCACCTTCATCGCCTACCAGGAGCTGCTGAGCGGCGGACAGGTCACCCGCGCCACCCTCGTCAGCCTGGGCGTCACGCTCGCCGGCACCGCGTTCTCGATGACGGTGTCCGTCCTCGCGGCGTACGGGCTCTCCCGCATCGGGTCGGTCGGCCACCGCTGGTTCCTGATGACCCTGCTCGCCACCATGTTCTTCGGCGCCGGTCTCATCCCCACGTATCTGCTGGTGCAGTCGCTGGGGCTGACGGACACCTACCTCGCGCTGATCCTGCCGAGCGCGATCAGCGTCTTCAACATCCTGGTGCTGCGGGCGTTCTTCATGGGCATCTCGCCCGAACTCACCGACAGCGCGCGGATCGACGGGGCGGGGGACTGGCGGATCCTCTGGCAGATCGTGATGCCGCTCTCCCGCGCCGTCATCGCGGTGATCACGCTCTTCTACGCCGTCGGCTACTGGAGCGCCTGGTTCAACGCGTCGCTCTACCTGAGCGACCAGGACATGATGCCGCTGCAGAACGTCATGATCCAGCTCGTCCAGAAGCAGGAGCCTCCGGTCGGCATGAGCCAGGCCATCAAGACGGGCCAGCTGTCCGCGCTCGGCGTCCAGATGGCGGTCATGGTGCTGGCGCTGCTTCCCGTCGCCGTCGTCTCGCCCTTCGTCCAGCGGCACTTCAAGAAGGGCATGCTCACGGGTGCGGTGAAGGGCTGACCGTTCGGCGCCTTCTCAAAGGGGTGCTTCGGGTGCTCCGGCGACTGCGGGCCGTCGGTGGCCGGTCGCGCAGTTCCCCGCGCCCCTTCAGGTTTCTCCACTTCCCCTTTCTCGCAGATCGAGGTCTGTCATGCGTGCGTCCAACCTGAGTCGGCGTGCCGTTCTCGTGGGAACCGCGGCCGCCGCCGCGCTCACCGCGATTCCCGTAGGCCAGGGGCGGGCGTACGGCGCCGAGACCGCCGCCGCCCCCGCCTACCGCTGGCGCACCGCCGTCATCGGCGGTACCGGGTTCGTCACCGGTGTGCTGTTCCATCCGTCCGTACGCGGTCTCGCCTACGCCCGGACCGACATCGGCGGTGCCTACCGCTGGGACGACCGGGCCGCCCGCTGGACCCCGCTGACCGATCACCTCGGCTGGGACGACTGGAACCTGCTCGGCGTCGAGGCGATGGCCGTCGACCCCGCCCACCCCGACCGGGTCTACCTCGCCCTCGGCACCTATTCCCAGCCCTGGGCCGGCAACGGCGCCGTGCTGCGCTCCGAGGACCGGGGCGCCACCTGGACCCGTACCGACCTGGCGGTGAAGCTCGGCGCCAACGAGGACGGCCGGGGCACGGGAGAGCGGCTGCTGGTGGACCCGCGCGACAGCGACACCCTGTGGCTGGGCACCCGGCACGACGGGCTGCTCAAGTCCACCGACCGGGGTGCCACGTGGAACGCGGTGAGCTTCCCCGCCGCGCCCGTGGACACCGGCCAGGGCGTCACCCTCCTGGTCGCCGCCGGCCGCGCCCTGTACGCCGGGTGGGGCGACTCGGACGGGACGGCCGCCAACCTGTACCGCACCACCGACGGCACCGCCTGGGAAGCCGTCCCCGGACAGCCCTCCGGCACCGCCGCCAAGGTCCCGATCCGCGCCGGGTACGACCGGCACACCCGCGAGCTGTACGTCTCGTACGCCAACGCCCCCGGTCCCAACGGGCAGTCGGACGGCAGCGTGCACAAGCTGCGCGTCACGGACGGGAAGTGGACCGAGGTCACGCCGGCGAAGCCGGGCGGGACGACGAGCGACGGCTCCGCCGACACCTTCGGCTACGGCGGGGTCGCCGTCGACGCCCGCCGCCCCGGCACCGTGGTCGTCTCCACCAACAACCGCTGGGCGGCGGTCGACACCCTGTACCGGACCACCGACGGCGGCCGCACCTGGACGTCCCTCAAGGACACCGCCGTGTTCGACGTGTCCGAGACGCCCTTCCTCAAGTGGGGCGGCGACCAGCCCAAGTTCGGCTGGTGGATCCAGGCGGTCGGCGTCGACCCGTTCGACTCCAAGCACGTCGTCTACGGCACCGGCGCCACTCTCTACGGCACCCGGGACCTGAAGAAGTGGGCCCCGCAGATCCGCGGCCTGGAGGAGACGGCCGTGCGCCAGCTGATCTCGCCCCCGACCGGGAAGGCGCATCTGCTCAGCGGACTCGGGGACATCGGCGTGATGTACCACGAGCGGCTCACGGCGTCCCCGTCGCGCGGCATGGCGACGAACCCCGTCTTCGGGTCGGCGACGGGCCTCGCGCAGGCCGCCCGCAGACCGGCGTACGTCGTCCGCGCCGGCTGGGGCGACCACGGCAACGGCGCCTTCTCGCGCGACGGCGGGCAGACCTGGGCGCCCTTCGCGGCCCAGCCCGCCATCGCCAAGGACGCGCCGGGGCCGATCGCCACCAACGCCGACGGCAGTGTGCTGCTGTGGTCCTTCGTGCACTGGGACGGCACCAGGTACGCGGCCCACCGCTCGGCGGACAACGGCGCCACCTGGTCCGAGGTCTCCTCCTTCCCGAAGGGCGCCACCCCGGTCGCCGACCCGGCCGACCCGGCGCTCTTCTACGCGTACGACACCGAGGCGGGAACGCTGCTCGCCAGCACCGACAGCGGCCGCACCTTCACCGCGCGGGCGACCGGACTGCCCTCGGGGGACAGCCAGTTCAAGGTGGTCGCGGCTCCGGGCAGGTCCGGTGACCTGTGGCTGAGCGCCAAGGGGAACGGGCTGTACCGGTCCACCGACGGCGGGGTCACCTTCGCGAAGGTCGACAGCTGCCGGGCCTCGTACACCCTCGGCTTCGGCAAGGCGGCCGACGGGGCGCGGTACCCCGCCGTCTACCAGGTCGGCTCCACCGAGACCATCACGGCCGTCTACCGCTCCGACGACGGGGCGAAGACCTGGGTGCGGATCAACGACGACGCCCATCAGTGGGGCTGGACCGGCGAGGTCATCACCGGCGACCCGCGCGTGTACGGCCGTGTGTATCTCGCCACCAACGGGCGCGGGATCCAGTACGGGGAGCCCGTCTGATGCCCTCGCTGCACGACACGACCCGTGGCCGCCTCCTCTACGGCGGCGACTACAACCCCGAGCAGTGGCCCGAGGAGACCTGGCACGAGGACGTCGGCCTGATGAAGGACGCCGGCGTCAACTCCGTCACCGTCGGCGTCTTCTCCTGGGCGAAGCTCGAACCGAGCCCAGGAGCACGGGAGTTCGGCTGGCTGGACCGGCTGATGGACCTGATGCACGAGCACGGCGTCGGGGTCGTCCTCGCCACCCCCACCGCCTCGCCCCCGCCGTGGATGGGGCACCTGCACCCCGACACCCTGCCCGTCGACCAGGACGGCCGCACCGAGTGGTGGGGCGGACGCCAGCACTTCTCGCACTCCAGCGCCACCTACCGGCGTTACGCCGCCGCGATCACCGAGGACCTCGCCGCCCGCTACGGCACCCACCCGGCCCTCACCCTGTGGCACATCAACAACGAGTACTGCACCTACGACTGGAGCGACCAGGCCGCCGCCCGCTTCCGCCGCTGGCTCCAGGACAGGTACGGCACGCTCGACGCCCTCAACACCGCCTGGGGCACCGCCTTCTGGAGCCAGGGCTACGGCGACTGGGCCGAGATCCACACGCCCCGCCACGCGCACTACCTGAAGAACCCCGGCCAGGTGCTGGACTTCAAGCGGTTCACCTCCGACATGCTCCTGGAGTGCTACACCGCCGAGCGGGACATCGTCCGCCGGGCCACCCCGCACCTCCCCGTCACCACCAACTTCATGCCGCTGTGGGCCGGCCAGGACGCCTGGCGCTGGGCCGAGGAGGAGGACGTCGTCTCGGTCGACCTCTACCCCGACCCGCGCGACCCGCTCGGCGCGCAGCACGGCGCCCTCGTGCAGGACATGACCCGCTCCCAGGCGCGCGGCCCGTGGATGCTGATGGAACAGGCGGCCGGTCCGGTCAACTGGCGGGGCGTGAACCACCCCAAGCCGCGCGGCCTCAACCGCCTCTGGTCCCTCCAGGCCGTGGCCCGGGGCGCGGACGCCGTCTGCTACTTCCAGTGGCGCCAGTCCCGGCAGGGCGCGGAGAAGTTCCACTCCGGGATGGTCAGCCACGCGGGGGCGGAAGGCCGGACGTACCAGGAGGTCAAGCGGCTCGGTGCCGACCTCGCGCGGATCGGCGGGCGGGTCGCGGGCAGCCACACCGCCCACGACATCGCCATCCTGCACGACTGGCACGCCTGGTGGGCCGGCGCCCAGGACGGCCGTCCGTCCACGCACGTCGACCACCCCGACCTGCTCCGGGCCTGGCACCGCGCCCTGTGGGAGGCCCACCTCACCACCGACTTCGCCCACCCCGAGCACGACCTGAGCGCCTACCGGCTGGTCGTCGTCCCCCAGCTGTACGCCCTCACCGACGCGGCGATCGACAACCTCCTCGGGTACGTCCGGGGCGGCGGCACCCTGGTCTGCGGCTTCCTCACCGGCATCGCCGACGAGGACGACCGGGTACGCCCCGGCGGCATGGACGCCCGGCTGCGCGAGCTGGTCGGCATCCGCACCCTGCACGAGTGGTGGCCGCTGGACGCGGACGAGCACGCCGAGTGCGACGGCTTCCGCGGCACCCTGTGGTCGGAGGAGATCGAGAAGTCCGAGGACGCCGAGGCGGTGGCCGCGTACAAGAGCGGCGAGCTCGACGGCCTGCCCGCCGTGCTCCGCAAGGGCCGCGCCTGGTACCTCTCGACTCTCCCCGAGCCGCAGGCGATGCGCGACCTGCTCGCCCGGATCGCCGCCGACGCGGGTGCCCGGCCGGTGCTCGACGCGCTGCCCGCCCAGGTCGAGGCGGTCCGCCGCGGTGACCTGCTGTTCCTCCTCCACCACGGGCGCGAGTCGGTGACGGTCGAGGTCCCCGGCACCCACCGGGACCTCCTGACGGACGCGACGGTGACGGACGAGATCACCCTCGGCCGCTACGGCGTGGCGGTGCTGACGTCATGAACACCGGACCCGTCCACGGCACCTGGGAACCACGCCCCGCCGCCCGCTGGGAGGACGCCTACCTGAGCGGCAACGGCCGCCACGGCACCCTCGCGTTCGGTGATCCGGACGACGAGCGGGTCATCGTCACCCACCACACCCTGGTCCGCCCCAACGGCGGCGAACACGCCCGCCCGCCCGAACTCGCCGCCGAACTCCCCGCCCTTCAGGACCGGTTGCTGGCCGGAGAGCTGACCGCGGCCGAGACCTTCACCGACGGCCGCGACCTCCAGTGGGTCCAGCCCTTCCATCCCGCCTTCCAGATACGGCTGCGCAGGCCGGCACCGGACCGCGAACCCCGCACCTACCGCCGTTCCGTCGACTTCACCACCGGCGAGGCGACGGCCGAGTGCCCGGGATGGCGCAGCCGGGTCTTCGTCTCCCGCGCCGAGGACGTCGTCGTCCAGCGGATCGACACCCCCGACCTGGACGTCTGTCTCGACCACCGGCTCCCCGGCGCTCCGCACGGCCTGGCGGTCGGCCAGGGCGCCGTCCTCACCCCGGACGGCGCCCTGCTCACCCTGCGCGTCCGCTACCCCGGCAGCGACCGCGCGTACACCGGCGTGACGCTGATCGCGGTGACGGGCGGCCGGACCACCCTCACACCCCCCGGGCTGCGGATCACCGGCGCCGACTCCGTGCTGCTCCTCACCCGCGTCCTGCGCCATCCTGGCGCGCCGAACCCGGGCGCGTGGACCGCCGACGCGTCCGGCGCCGCCGTACCGAACGCCGACACGCTGACCGCCGGCCCACCGACCGCCGCCGAGCCGGACGCCCTCGCCCACGCCCGTGCACTCGGCGACCTGATCCCGGCCGGCGAGGACCCGTACGCCCGCCTCCTGGCCGACCACATCGCGCGGCACCGCACGGCGTACGAGCGGGTGACCCTCGACCTGGACGCCGACGCGGCCGAACGCACCCTGCCGGGCTCGGAGTTGCTGGGTCGGCCGGAGAGCCCCGCCCTCCTGGAACGGCTCTTCGCCGCCGGCCGCTACCACCTGCTCTCCGCCAGCGGCATGCTGCCGCCCCGCCTCGTCGGCCTGTGGACCGGAGACTGGAACACGGCCTGGTCGGGCGCGTTCACCACCGACGCCAACCTCAATCTCCAGACCGCCTCGGCCGCGGCCGCCGCCCTCCCCGAAGTCACCGCGGCACAGGCGGCACTGATCCATCGTCAGCTCGGCGACTGGGCCGAGAACGCCCGCGCCGTCTTCGGGGCCCGAGGCGTCGTCGCGCCCACCCACACCGACGGCGAGTCCGGCTTCACCTACCACTTCAGCCGCGAGTACCCGCTCCACCTGTGGACCGCGGGCGCCGACTGGCTGCTCAAGCCCCTCGTCGACCACGACGAGACCCGCGGGGAACAGGACCCGCGCACCGCCCACGCCCTCGCCCAGGTGGCCCTGTTCTACGAGGACTTCCTCACCCGCACCGACGAGCACGGCCACCTGGTCGTCGTCCCCTCCTACTCGCCCGAGAACCGCCCGGCGAACGCCAGTTGGGGCGCGGTCGACGCGGCCATGGACCTCTCGGCCGCCCGTCACGCCCTGCGCACCGCCGCCGCCTACCACCCGGACCGGGCCGACGGCTGGCGGGCGCTCGCCGACCGCCTCCCGCCCCACCGGATCAACGCCGACGGCGCCCTCGCCGAGTGGGCCCGGCCCGGCCTCGACGACACCTACGACCACCGCCACCTCAGCCACCTCTACGGCGTCTGGCCGCTGGACGAGATCACCCCGTACGACACCCCGGACCTCGCCACGGCCGCCCACCGGGCGCTCGAACTGCGGGGCGCCGAGAACGACTCCGCCCACGGGCACCTGCACCACGCCCTCGTCGCCGCCCGGCTGCGCGACGCCGAACGGGTCGCGCACGCCCTCGGCCAGGTCCTCAAGGGCGACTTCTTCCACGCCTCCCTGATGAGCGCGCACTACCCGGACCGGAACGTCTACAACGCGGACGCCGCGCACGCCCTGCCCGCCG carries:
- a CDS encoding 1,4-beta-glucanase, which encodes MRASNLSRRAVLVGTAAAAALTAIPVGQGRAYGAETAAAPAYRWRTAVIGGTGFVTGVLFHPSVRGLAYARTDIGGAYRWDDRAARWTPLTDHLGWDDWNLLGVEAMAVDPAHPDRVYLALGTYSQPWAGNGAVLRSEDRGATWTRTDLAVKLGANEDGRGTGERLLVDPRDSDTLWLGTRHDGLLKSTDRGATWNAVSFPAAPVDTGQGVTLLVAAGRALYAGWGDSDGTAANLYRTTDGTAWEAVPGQPSGTAAKVPIRAGYDRHTRELYVSYANAPGPNGQSDGSVHKLRVTDGKWTEVTPAKPGGTTSDGSADTFGYGGVAVDARRPGTVVVSTNNRWAAVDTLYRTTDGGRTWTSLKDTAVFDVSETPFLKWGGDQPKFGWWIQAVGVDPFDSKHVVYGTGATLYGTRDLKKWAPQIRGLEETAVRQLISPPTGKAHLLSGLGDIGVMYHERLTASPSRGMATNPVFGSATGLAQAARRPAYVVRAGWGDHGNGAFSRDGGQTWAPFAAQPAIAKDAPGPIATNADGSVLLWSFVHWDGTRYAAHRSADNGATWSEVSSFPKGATPVADPADPALFYAYDTEAGTLLASTDSGRTFTARATGLPSGDSQFKVVAAPGRSGDLWLSAKGNGLYRSTDGGVTFAKVDSCRASYTLGFGKAADGARYPAVYQVGSTETITAVYRSDDGAKTWVRINDDAHQWGWTGEVITGDPRVYGRVYLATNGRGIQYGEPV
- a CDS encoding extracellular solute-binding protein; the encoded protein is MTPNAASASSAPSRRSFLASTAVATAAVAGGMPLLAACGGSDGGSKEGTTAGKNAKKILPAFVAQNVVTPDIPSKNGSAAGFTSELSLADLKTSVPQKLGKGSTIKIMSPFWGTPPKSGNPYYTTMNGLIGADIVWQNQDGNTYDEKLGAVLASSDMPDVVVIPSWNMGGKIPSAIISKMADLGPYLSGDKVKEYPNLAAIPTDAWQYSIFGGKLRGLPMPAPTTPATVPFYRKDVFDKEGYELPTSADEFLALAKEITNARAKVWACDDMKWSAFNIFGALGGAEKPLGWNVVDGKLIYRVETDEYLEALEWTRKLYAAGVVHPDTKAQNQGNAGQRFTDGQVLMYNGNIADWWGKMAEQSSQNKEFRISGMDIFGHDGSDPQLFAGSPAGIFAFVNKKASKAKIQDVLAAANVTAAPYGTKEYMLTNYGVEGTHYTLKDGVPTKNDKGNQEVLNAFVMLASPAPTIAHPDFPDIAKEQVEWQQRMGAFTKKTPFFGMQVTEPARYTNLSNDFEQLEDDIVRGRKKISDMQQAVSDWKSQGGDKLRDWYQKLLDDNGSAQG
- a CDS encoding ABC transporter permease subunit is translated as MAHSTTPGAAARTAPSSTTDGAAEPSEGGRPTKAAEPAKSPGVSKAEKKALKKAANGGTLRTRLRRDRTLILMTLPAVLLVLVFNYIPILGNVVAFQEYDPYVSDNGFVAIFHSPWVGFEQFSRIFEDSAFWDAVENTFVLFSLQLVLFFPVPILLALLINSVIRPRVRAVSQAILYLPHFFSWVLVITVFQQIFGGAGIIAQTLRQHGYEGFDLMTDPGIFKFLVTAEGVWKDAGWGIIVFLAALASVSPDLYEASAMDGAGRWRRMWHVTLPALRPVIALLLVLRVGDALTVGFEQILLQRDAVGPGAAEVLDTYVWWNGVRNQDFSYAAAAGLIKGVVSLGLVLAANKVAHLMGEQGVYKK
- a CDS encoding glycoside hydrolase family 3 C-terminal domain-containing protein, producing MTAQTPPTPPFRDPRLSFAKRIDDLLSRLTLDEKAGFLHQFTPAVERLGIAAFRTGQEALHGVAWMGPATVFPQAVGLGATWNTELVRRVGEAVSQETRAMRARDERVGLNIWAPTVNLLRHPLWGRNEEGYAEDPKLTSAIATAYTRGLRGDHPTYWRTAPVLKHWLAHNNETDRDTSSSSVRPRVLHEYDLRAFRETVEAGATAGVMPAYNLVNGRPNHVSPYLREHLRTWTGEDLLVCSDAGAPSNLVDSEHYFDTHEEATAAALLAGVDSFTDHGTDSSRIVARVRGALDQGLLTEADVDTAVRRQLSVRFRLGEFDPHDDPYAGTRDFDTPAHRALAQEAAEQAIVLLKNDGVLPLAPDTRIAVVGLLADECKLDWYSGTLLHRSTPLEGLYERFGAQRVEFAEGVDRVLLRTLAGTFLHVPEAADTADEVRGAEGALDPALLAGRTDLPPLTTDATGTELALVDWGGGVLTLRAPDGRYLSVAEDGRLRASADQPGGWVVQETFRLEPHGNGHLLRHVGTDRHVTVAADGVKVADGNPETFELVVVERGEDVVARVAAQADVVLVVAGNDPHINGRETEDRATLRLPAQQERLLRAARAANPATVLALTSSYPYAVDTTGLSAALWTAHGGQAAGTALARVLAGDVSPAGRLPQTWYADDADLPDLLDYDVIGSRQTYLYFEGTPLFPFGHGLSYASFSYGGLAARAGDRTLHVSFTVTNTGDVTADEVAQLYTRAVDPTVPRPRRELVAHRRVTLAPGERADLAFDVPLSALEFWDVAQGRWRLEAGLYDVLAGASSEDIRLRTTVPLDGEAATARAVLERGLDAAGFDEQSGVDIVDRTKAAGDAVTAVTGRTGELVYRTCDFGGGATRVAVSVAGEGTVEISLDGGPALAVLTAEASGSGPYDYTTLGADLAVEGVHDVHLRLRGSLRLAHVGFSG
- a CDS encoding carbohydrate ABC transporter permease — translated: MSAVTEERPKAPAPRAPGRWAAPPRPVWEEKPNPAGLAGKGIVLAFACLAVLFPLWIVVVTSLSSKQTISEAGGLVVIPKEITFIAYQELLSGGQVTRATLVSLGVTLAGTAFSMTVSVLAAYGLSRIGSVGHRWFLMTLLATMFFGAGLIPTYLLVQSLGLTDTYLALILPSAISVFNILVLRAFFMGISPELTDSARIDGAGDWRILWQIVMPLSRAVIAVITLFYAVGYWSAWFNASLYLSDQDMMPLQNVMIQLVQKQEPPVGMSQAIKTGQLSALGVQMAVMVLALLPVAVVSPFVQRHFKKGMLTGAVKG